Genomic window (Agrobacterium larrymoorei):
TTTCGATCTTGAGGCCTCTCCGCATTATTTCAAAAGCGGCCTGCCGACATTCAAGAAGGCCCGTGTCACAGCCTACGCAGATGAAAACCTGCGAGTTGCCGCGATCACTGCCGGTGATGTGGATGTCATCGATTACGTTCCTTGGAGCGCAATGGACCAGCTCGACAAGGACGCGAATGTGAAGCTGGAGACCGTCGCTACAGGCGCCTTCATGTTCCTATCGTTCAATGGAGCGGGTGTATTCAAGGATGCCCGCCTTCGGCGTGCCGTCGCACTTGCAATTCGTCGCGAGGAAATCGTCAACGGTGTATTCTTTGGTCGCGGCGCTGTCCTCGGCGGCGTCCCCCGCTCGCAGACGACTCCCTTTTACAATGCAGAATTGGCGAACGCGCAGTCCTATGACCCGGACAAAGCAAAGTCGCTCATCAAGGAGGCAGGTGCGGAGGGTGTCACTGTTAATCTGCTGTCCACGGCACAATATGGAATGCACCGCGACACCGCCGTCATCGTGCAGGGTCATCTCGCCGAAGTTGGTATCAATGTCACGCTCACGCTGCCCGACTGGTCAACACGTGTTACGATGGGCAATCGCGGCCAGGGAGATTTTGCAGTCCAGGGACTTGGTCTTGAGACCTTCGATCCCGACGCTGCAAGTTCGCTGATTGACCCGACACTGTCTCCGACGTTCTTCCGCTCACGCAATTTCGAGGTTCCGGGGCTAACAGATCTTCTAGCGAAGGGTCGCGCCGAGTTCGATCTGGAGAAGCGCAAAGCCATTTATGCGGAAGTCGACAAACTCGTCATCGAGTACACGCCTTTCTGCGGGCTTTCATATCGCGCCACAGGCTTCGCGCACCTGAAGCAGGTCAAAGATTTCCACATGCTGCCGGATCAGATCTCCCCGTTTTCCGGGCGTCTCTTCGACGAGCTTTCGATATCGTAAGAACCGCGTCTGGCCGGTCCTGTGCAAACAGGGCCGGGTTCCATCTCTTCTCCACC
Coding sequences:
- a CDS encoding ABC transporter substrate-binding protein; translation: MILDRRTLLKLTAASGAAFAMGAPQAFSAAGSDTLRIGLSTYPAHLKPWVNVGYAGQLLSSLINRFLMAYTPEGKLVGELAESFERDGDRTWVVKLKEAKFSNGQPVTSADVEWNIEKIKAEGSGASTRDSMMDVEKVEIVDDRTFKLMTKLPNAALPALFANPFLQIIAKGSTEKQDHGIGAGPFVLTNAEKGVGFDLEASPHYFKSGLPTFKKARVTAYADENLRVAAITAGDVDVIDYVPWSAMDQLDKDANVKLETVATGAFMFLSFNGAGVFKDARLRRAVALAIRREEIVNGVFFGRGAVLGGVPRSQTTPFYNAELANAQSYDPDKAKSLIKEAGAEGVTVNLLSTAQYGMHRDTAVIVQGHLAEVGINVTLTLPDWSTRVTMGNRGQGDFAVQGLGLETFDPDAASSLIDPTLSPTFFRSRNFEVPGLTDLLAKGRAEFDLEKRKAIYAEVDKLVIEYTPFCGLSYRATGFAHLKQVKDFHMLPDQISPFSGRLFDELSIS